The Drechmeria coniospora strain ARSEF 6962 chromosome 02, whole genome shotgun sequence genome has a segment encoding these proteins:
- a CDS encoding beta-1,3-glucan synthase catalytic subunit — translation MSGYPGGGQNDHYDDGYGHGGQNVHNEANPDPYYQDDQYYDNGYDARGGHGGQVGNPGHSGQAGDGYYDESCVYSVEGYYNADPNNPYHQDGGYYDGQDQYQDEYYNNNNNNNNNNNGQGYYDQDYNNGYAAQGARHGSEEDSETFSDFTMRSDMARAAEMDYYGRGDERYNNYGDGQRGYRPPSSQMSYGANRSSGASTPNYGMDYANVLPAGQRSREPYPAWTSDAQIPLSKEEIEDIFLDLTSKFGFQRDSMRNMYDHLMTLLDSRASRMAPNQALLSLHADYIGGDNANYRKWYFAAHLDLDDAVGFANAKSKGLRRKTKNKKKKKAGDGANETETLQDLEGDDSLEAAEYRWKTRMNRMSQHDRVRQIALYLLCWGEANQVRFMPECLCFIFKCADDYLNSPACQALVEPVDEFTFLNNIITPLYQYCRDQGYEILNGVYVRRERDHKHIIGYDDCNQLFWYPEGIERLKLQDKSKLVDVPPAERYLKLKDVNWKKCFFKTYKESRSWFHLLTNFNRIWIIHLTMFWFYTAHNAPTLLVKDYEQEVDNQPSAAKQFSIVAFGGAIATLIQIFATIAEWAYVPRRWAGAQHLTKRLLFLIAIFIINIGPGVKIFALPTENPGSVDVDLILGIVQFVIAILTFLFFAIMPLGGLFGSYLTKNSRRYVASQTFTASYPKLSGNDMAMSYGLWLAVFGLKFGESYVYLTLSFRDVIRYLYIFNPQCLGDGLLNPPNILCKHHPLILMGLMAFTDLIFFFLDTYLFYVLFNTIFSIARSFYVGSSIWTPWRNVFSRLPKRIYSKILATTDMEIKYKPKVLISQVWNAIVISMYREHLLAIDHVQKLLYHQVPSEQEGKRTLRAPTFFVSQEDHSFKTEFFPSHSEAERRISFFAQSLSTPIPEPLPVDNMPTFTVMIPHYSEKILLSLREIIREDEPYSRVTLLEYLKQLHPHEWDCFVKDTKILADETSQMNGDFEKGEKDAAKSKIDDLPFYCIGFKSSAPEYTLRTRIWASLRSQTLYRTVSGFMNYSRAIKLLYRVENPEVVQMFGGNSDKLERELERMARRKFKIVVSMQRYSKFKKEEMENAEFLLRAYPDLQIAYLDEEPPLAEGEEPRLYSALIDGHSEFMENGMRRPKFRVQLSGNPVLGDGKSDNQNHSLIFYRGEYIQLIDANQDNYLEECLKIRSVLAEFEEMKTENASPYTPGVKNDATYPVAILGAREYIFSENIGILGDVAAGKEQTFGTLFARTLAQIGGKLHYGHPDFLNGIFMTTRGGVSKAQKGLHLNEDIFAGMNAILRGGRIKHCEYYQCGKGRDLGFGSILNFTTKIGTGMGEQMLSREYYYLGTQLPLDRFLSFYYAHAGFHINNMFIMLSVQLFMLCLVNFGALRHETVSCDYNRNKPITDPLFPTGCANTDALMDWVQRSIFSIFFVFFLSFIPLIVQELTERGVWRALVRFLKQFFSLSTFFEVFVCQIYANSVQQDISFGGARYIGTGRGFATARIPFGVLYSRFAGPAIYFGARLLMMLLFATVTVWQAALVYFWITLLGLTISPFLYNPHQFAWNDFFIDYRDFLRWLSRGNSRSHASSWIAFCRLSRTRITGYKRKALGEASAKLSADVPRAAIANIFFTEIFTPLLQVIWTMIPYLYINAQTGVLQKNNPKASIKPTHSILRVLIVALAPIGINAAVLAAMFGMACCMGPILSMCCKKFGSVLAAIAHGTAAVVMLIFFEAMFLLEGFSFPRTLAGIIAVVAIQRFIFKLIVSLALTREMKTDQSNLAFWSGKWYSMGWHSVSQPAREFLCKITELSMFAADFILGHWLLILMLPVILIPKVDKLHSMMLFWLRPSRQIRPPIYSMKQSKLRRRRVIRYAILYFVMLFLFIGMIVGPVVGGKMIPSSLIDSVGKSVSLNGKYILVQPALSSDNTNGTSKTGTGRPNYTGAFTKSGTGGGAGATTAASKIKLF, via the exons ATGTCGGGATATCCTGGTGGTGGTCAAAACGACCACTACGATGATGGTTACGGTCATGGTGGCCAGAATGTTCACAACGAGGCCAACCCTGATCCGTACTATCAAGATGATCAGTACTATGACAACGGCTATGATGCCCgtggcggccatggtggccAAGTCGGCAACCCAGGTCACAGTGGCCAAGCCGGCGATGGCTATTATGATGAATCGTGCGTTTATTCTGTCGA AGGCTACTACAATGCTGATCCCAACAACCCATATCACCAAGATGGGGGTTATTACGATGGCCAAGATCAGTATCAAGATGaatactacaacaacaacaacaacaacaacaacaacaacaatgGCCAGGGCTACTATGACCAAGACTACAATAACGGCTACGCCGCACAAGGTGCCCGACATGGCTCGGAGGAGGACTCAGAGACGTTTAGCGACTTTACTATGAGGTCGGACATGGCGCGAGCTGCCGAAATGGATTACTATGGCCGCGGTGATGAGCGTTACAACAActacggcgacggccagcgaGGATATCGCCCACCTTCGTCTCAGATGTCCTATGGCGCCAATCGGTCGTCTGGTGCATCAACGCCCAACTATGGTATGGATTACGCCAATGTTTTGCCCGCTGGTCAACGTTCTCGAGAGCCGTATCCCGCCTGGACCTCGGATGCTCAGATCCCTCTGTCCAAGGAAGAGATTGAAGACATTTTCCTGGACCTAACATCCAAGTTTGGCTTCCAACGGGACAGCATGCGAAACATGTATGATCACCTCATGACCCTACTCGACTCCAGAGCCTCTCGCATGGCGCCGAATCAAGCCTTGCTCTCTCTGCATGCTGATTACATCGGAGGTGATAATGCCAACTATCGGAAGTGGTACTTCGCGGCTCATCTTGACCTTGATGATGCTGTCGGTTTCGCAAACGCAAAGAGCAAGGGACTGCGCCGCAAGACCAAAAAcaaaaagaagaagaaggcgggaGACGGCGCCAACGAAACCGAAACATTGCAGGATCTCGAGGGAGACGACAGCCTCGAAGCCGCCGAATATCGCTGGAAGACGCGAATGAACCGCATGTCTCAGCATGACCGTGTCCGCCAGATTGCCCTCTACCTTCTCTGCTGGGGCGAGGCCAATCAGGTTCGTTTCATGCCGGAATGCCTCTGCTTCATTTTCAAGTGTGCCGATGACTATCTCAATTCTCCCGCTTGCCAAGCACTCGTGGAACCCGTGGATGAGTTTACCTTTCTGAACAATATCATCACCCCGCTCTACCAGTACTGCCGAGATCAAGGCTATGAGATTCTCAACGGCGTGTACGTCCGCCGCGAACGCGACCATAAGCACATTATCGGCTACGACGACTGCAACCAGCTTTTCTGGTACCCTGAAGGCATCGAACGTCTCAAATTGCAGGATAAGAGCAAGCTCGTGGATGTCCCACCTGCTGAGAGATACTTGAAGTTGAAGGATGTCAACTGGAAAAAGTGCTTCTTCAAGACATACAAGGAATCGCGATCATGGTTCCACCTCCTCACAAACTTCAACCGCATTTGGATCATCCACCTAACCATGTTTTGGTTCTACACCGCACATAACGCTCCGACGTTACTCGTTAAAGATTACGAGCAAGAGGTCGACAACCAACCCTCTGCGGCTAAACAGTTTTCAATTGTCGCGTTCGGAGGAGCCATCGCGACCCTCATTCAAATCTTCGCCACCATCGCTGAATGGGCGTATGTTCCCCGTAGGTGGGCGGGGGCTCAGCATTTGACGAAAAGGCTGCTCTTTCTCATTGCCATATTTATCATCAACATTGGCCCAGGGGTCAAAATATTCGCTTTGCCGACAGAAAACCCAGGCTCAGTTGATGTTGATCTCATCCTTGGAATCGTTCAATTCGTTATCGCCATACTCACGTTTCTCTTCTTCGCGATCATGCCTCTCGGTGGTTTGTTCGGCAGCTACCTGACGAAGAACTCGAGACGGTATGTCGCCAGCCAGACCTTCACAGCCAGCTACCCTAAGCTCTCCGGTAACGACATGGCCATGTCCTACGGGCTTTGGTTGGCTGTCTTCGGGCTCAAGTTTGGAGAGTCGTACGTCTATCTGACTCTCTCGTTCCGCGATGTGATCCGATACCTTTACATTTTCAACCCTCAATGTCTAGGCGATGGTCTCTTGAATCCACCAAACATCCTCTGCAAACATCATCCCCTCATTCTCATGGGTCTCATGGCTTTCACAGATTTGATTTTCTTCTTTCTAGACACCTATTTGTTCTACGTCCTGTTCAACACCATCTTCTCCATTGCCCGGTCGTTTTATGTCGGCTCTTCGATTTGGACGCCCTGGAGGAACGTTTTCTCTCGTCTCCCCAAGCGAATATATTCCAAGATTCTCGCCACGACCGACATGGAGATCAAATACAAGCCAAAAGTTTTGATCTCGCAGGTTTGGAATGCCATCGTCATTTCCATGTACCGCGAGCATCTTCTGGCAATCGACCACGTCCAAAAGCTTCTGTATCACCAGGTGCCGTCTGAGCAAGAGGGCAAGCGAACGCTTCGTGCTCCGACGTTCTTCGTCTCTCAGGAAGACCATTCATTCAAGACCGAGTTCTTTCCCAGTCATAGCGAGGCGGAGCGCCGTATCTCCTTCTTTGCACAGTCCTTGTCAACCCCCATCCCGGAGCCGCTTCCGGTCGACAACATGCCGACATTTACTGTCATGATTCCCCACTACAGTGAAAAGATCCTTCTCTCCCTGCGCGAAATTATTCGCGAAGACGAGCCGTATTCAAGAGTCACTCTTCTCGAATACCTCAAGCAGCTTCACCCCCATGAATGGGATTGCTTTGTCAAGGATACGAAGATcttggccgacgagacgTCACAGATGAATGGCGATTTTGAAAAAGGAGAAAAGGACGCTGCAAAAAGCAAGATTGACGACCTACCCTTCTACTGCATCGGTTTCAAGTCGTCAGCTCCCGAGTACACCCTCCGGACCCGCATCTGGGCTTCGCTGCGCTCGCAGACTCTGTACCGTACCGTTTCCGGCTTCATGAACTACAGCCGCGCCATTAAGCTCCTATACCGAGTCGAGAACCCTGAGGTTGTGCAGATGTTTGGCGGCAACTCTGACAAGCTTGAACGAGAATTGGAGCGCATGGCACGTCGAAAGTTCAAGATTGTCGTTTCCATGCAGCGCTATTCCAAGTTCAAAAAGGAAGAAATGGAGAATGCGGAGTTCTTGCTTCGTGCGTATCCAGATCTCCAAATTGCCTATTTGGACGAGGAACCTCCGCTGGCCGAAGGCGAGGAACCAAGACTCTACTCAGCCTTGATTGATGGTCACTCTGAGTTCATGGAGAATGGGATGCGACGTCCCAAGTTCCGCGTCCAGCTCTCGGGCAATCCGGTTTTGGGCGATGGCAAGTCGGACAACCAGAATCATTCGCTGATCTTTTATCGTGGCGAATATATTCAACTCATCGATGCTAACCAGGACAACTACCTTGAGGAGTGTCTCAAGATCCGCAGCGTCCTGGCCGAATTTGAAGAAATGAAGACGGAGAATGCCTCACCGTACACGCCTGGTGTGAAGAATGACGCCACCTACCCCGTCGCTATTCTCGGCGCTCGCGAGTACATCTTTTCGGAGAACATTGGTATCCTTGGTGACGTTGCCGCTGGAAAGGAACAGACTTTTGGCACTCTATTTGCACGTACTCTGGCCCAAATCGGAGGCAAACTCCATTATGGCCATCCGGACTTCCTCAACGGTATTTTCATGACGACTCGCGGTGGTGTTTCAAAGGCCCAGAAGGGTCTCCATCTCAACGAGGATATTTTTGCCGGGATGAACGCCATCCTCCGAGGCGGTCGCATCAAGCATTGCGAATACTATCAGTGTGGCAAGGGCCGTGATCTAGGGTTTGGGTCGATTCTCAACTTCACCACCAAGATTGGTACTGGAATGGGTGAGCAGATGCTCTCTCGAGAGTATTATTATCTTGGCACACAGCTGCCCCTCGATCGGTTCCTGTCATTCTACTATGCGCACGCCGGGTTCCACATCAACAACATGTTCATCATGCTCTCCGTCCAGCTCTTCATGCTATGCCTGGTCAATTTCGGCGCCTTGAGACATGAGACGGTTAGTTGCGATTATAATCGAAACAAGCCGATCACCGACCCCTTGTTCCCAACTGGTTGCGCCAATACGGATGCCTTGATGGACTGGGTTCAGCGAAGCATATTCTCCatcttcttcgtcttcttcctctccttCATTCCGCTCATCGTGCAGGAACTGACGGAGCGTGGCGTCTGGCGCGCGCTCGTCCGCTTCCTCAAGCAGTTCTTCTCTCTGTCGACATTCTTCGAAGTGTTCGTCTGCCAAATTTATGCGAACTCTGTGCAGCAGGATATCTCATTCGGCGGTGCGCGATACATCGGAACCGGCCGTGGGTTTGCCACGGCCCGCATTCCCTTTGGCGTTTTGTATTCCAGATTTGCCGGTCCAGCAATCTACTTTGGTGCCAGACTGCTGATGATGCTACTGTTCGCAACCGTCACAGTCTGGCAGGCAGCGTTGGTGTACTTCTGGATTACCCTGCTTGGCCTAACGATTTCGCCTTTCCTGTACAACCCGCACCAGTTTGCGTGGAACGATTTCTTCATCGACTACCGCGATTTCCTCCGCTGGCTCTCTAGAGGTAATTCTAGAAGCCACGCGTCGTCCTGGATTGCGTTCTGCCGCCTGTCTCGAACACGAATCACGGGATATAAGCGCAAGGCCCTTggcgaggcgtcggcgaaACTGTCGGCCGATGTTCCTCGTGCAGCCATTGCCAACATATTCTTCACGGAAATATTCACACCCCTGCTGCAAGTTATTTGGACCATGATtccatacttgtacattaaTGCCCAGACTGGCGTTCTGCAAAAAAACAACCCAAAAGCATCCATCAAGCCCACACACTCGATTTTGCGCGTCCTCATCGTGGCACTTGCGCCCATCGGTATCAACGCTGCAGTTCTTGCTGCCATGTTCGGTATGGCGTGCTGCATGGGCCCAATCCTGAGCATGTGCTGCAAGAAGTTCGGAAGCGTCTTGGCCGCCATTGCTCACGGTACAGCCGCTGTCGTCATGCTCATTTTTTTCGAGGCTATGTTCTTATTGGAGGGCTTCAGCTTTCCGAGGACTTTGGCTGGCATCATTGCCGTTGTGGCGATCCAAAGGTTCATATTCAAGCTGATCGTGTCCCTTGCGCTCACGCGAGAGATGAAGACCGATCAGTCCAACCTTGCGTTTTGGAGCGGCAAGTGGTACTCAATGGGCTGGCACTCCGTTTCTCAGCCAGCCCGTGAGTTCCTGTGCAAAATCACCGAACTGAGCATGTTTGCGGCCGATTTTATTCTCGGACACTGGCTCTTGATTTTGATGCTGCCGGTCATTCTCATCCCAAAGGTCGATAAGCTGCACTCTATGATGCTGTTCTGGTTGAGACCTAG CCGGCAAATCCGGCCCCCAATATACTCGATGAAGCAGTCGAAGCTAAGGCGCCGACGTGTGATTCGATATGCCATCCTCTACTTTGTGATGCTCTTCCTGTTTATTGGCATGATTGTCGGGCCTGTTGTGGGCGGCAAGATGATTCCATCCAGTTTAATTGATAGTGTGGGAAAATCCGTATCTCTGAACGGTAAGTACATTTTAGTGCAACCGGCGTTGTCCAGTGACAATACGAATGGGACCTCCAAGACGGGCACTGGCCGACCCAACTACACCGGCGCGTTCACGAAGTCAGGCACGGGTGGAGGTGCGGGGGCTACCACTGCCGCCAGCAAGATCAAACTTTTTTAA
- a CDS encoding CRAL/TRIO domain protein — translation MKQSITVIIEVRARSLIPFSTVVPELKRRLQRRCVATVVRSFGSPSLSVDSRALNPTKFLQLQFPKAFPHLPKDRILSRRSCYTKQRISSSHCTTAVRSHHPNHPSLGSTLALYPAAVTAIVAFTLISCIVVALNVTTTQPGDPPDASSSVVAMSLDAAAPGHVGNLTPEQEEKLRQLWSAIFKVCGVTETSASDETPTMPLPRAETEFSQKKKHGIFRWKSENPESTTETRPADDNDRYGQTKQFQNTLASQTPESIRQALWSMVKHDNPDALVLRFLRARKWDVDKAIVMLISALSWRNSQMKVDSDIMMNGEGGAALDERNGAADAKKLASDFMTQCRTGMSFLHGTDKEGRPICIIKVRLHKPGAQSAESLERYTVFVIETARMALKAPVDTATVVFDMTGFTLANMDYHPVKFMIQCFEANYPESLGAVLVHNSPWVFQGIWRIIRGWLDPVVAAKVHFTNNRAGLEKFIAANQIIKDLGGDEDWEFTYVEPREGENDAMMDTNTRDRLLKGRAELYKEFEAATQKWIQAPDSQEGKEAAAERPKLAEKLRVDYWTLDPYVRSRSLYDRIGNILPGGGVNWYNKDKNATATS, via the exons ATGAAGCAAAGCATCACGGTCATCATCGAGGTTCGAGCAAGAAGCTTGATTCCGTTTTCGACCGTTGTTCCCGAGTTAAAGAGACGATTGCAGCGACGCTGCGTTGCAACTGTCGTCCGCTCCTTCGGCAGTCCGAGTCTTTCGGTCGATTCTCGAGCACTGAATCCCACCAAGTTCCTCCAGCTCCAGTTTCCCAAGGCCTTCCCGCATCTTCCCAAAGATCGAATTCTGAGTAGGCGGTCCTGCTACACGAAGCAGCGAATTTCGTCTAGTCATTGCACGACCGCTGTCCGGTCCCACCACCCAAACCACCCCAGCCTTGGAAGCACCCTCGCCCTTTACCCTGCAGCTGTCACAGCCATCGTAGCCTTTACGCTCATTTCCTGCATCGTGGTGGCACTTAACGTCACAACCACGCAGCCTGGCGACCCACCAgacgcctcctcctccgttgTCGCCATGTCCCTTGATGCCGCAGCACCTGGCCATGTTGGCAACCTGACGCCAGAGCAGGAAGAGAAACTACGCCAACTATGGAGTGCGATATTCAAGGTCTGCGGCGTAACAGAAACATCCGCTTCGGACGAAACGCCAACCATGCCTCTACCGAGGGCCGAAACTGAGTTTTCGCAGAAAAAAAAGCATGGAATATTTCGATGGAAGAGCGAGAACCCCGAGAGCACAACAGAGACGCGCCCCGCGGACGACAATGACAGATACGGACAGACGAAACAGTTCCAAAACACACTGGCCAGCCAGACACCCGAGTCTATCCGTCAGGCTCTCTGGTCCATGGTCAAGCACGACAACCCAGACGCTCTTGTACTGCGATTCTTGCGGGCTCGAAAGTGGGACGTTGACAAGGCGATTGTAATGCTCATTTCCGCCCTTAGTTGGAGGAACTCCCAGATGAAAGTCGACTCTGACATCATGATGAATGGCGAAGGCGGTGCCGCTTTGGATGAGAGGAATGGCGCTGCTGACGCCAAGAAACTGGCAAGCGATTTTATGACGCAATGCCGGACGGGGATGAGTTTCCTGCATGGCACTGACAAGGAAGGCCGTCCCATCTGCATCATCAAGGTTCGCCTGCACAAGCCGGGTGCCCAATCTGCAGAGAGTCTGGAGAGGTATACCGTCTTTGTCATTGAGACAGCTCGCATGGCCCTCAAGGCACCTGTCGATACCGCC ACCGTCGTTTTCGACATGACTGGGTTCACATTGGCCAACATGGATTACCACCCGGTCAAGTTCATGATTCAATGCTTCGAGGCAAACTATCCCGAATCTCTTGGAGCCGTCCTGGTCCACAATTCCCCGTGGGTGTTTCAAG GAATCTGGAGAATCATTCGCGGCTGGCTCGACCCTGTTGTGGCTGCCAAGGTTCATTTCACCAACAACCGCGCTGGACTGGAGAAGTTCATCGCCGCCAACCAGATTATCAAAGACCTAGGAGGTGACGAGGATTGGGAGTTCACGTACGTGGAGCCCCGTGAAGGGGAGAATGACGCCATGATGGATACGAACACGAGAGATCGGTTGCTTAAAGGTAGAGCGGAGTTGTACAAGGAATTTGAGGCGGCAACTCAGAAATGGATCCAAGCGCCCGATTCACAAGAAGGAAAGGAAGCCGCTGCCGAGCGGCCGAAGCTTGCGGAGAAGCTTAGAGTAGACTACTGGACCTTGGACCCGTATGTGCGTTCGCGGTCTCTATACGACCGTATCGGCAACATCCTGCCTGGCGGCGGTGTCAACTGGTATAACAAGGACAAGAATgcgacggccacgagctAA
- a CDS encoding HIT family protein 1 translates to MFSIAGEIPCMKIFESDKTLAFLDIGPLSKGHALVIPKYHGAKLADIPDEQLTEILPTLKKLVAATGATEYNILQNNGIMAHQQVNHVHFHMIPKPNETEGLGIVWPATTGDMDKLKKLCEDIKSKM, encoded by the exons ATGTTTTCCATCGCAGGCGAGATACCCTGTATGAAAATCTTTGAGAGCGACAAGACTctcgccttcctcgacatTGGACCCCTCAGCAAGGGTCACGCT CTTGTCATTCCTAAATACCATGGGGCGAAGCTCGCCGACATCCCTGATGAACAGCTAACTGAGATTCTG CCCACCCTCAAGAAGCTTGTTGCCGCCACTGGCGCCACTGAATACAATATCCTCCAAAACAACGGCATCATGGCCCATCAGCAGGTCAATCAT GTTCACTTCCACATG ATTCCAAAGCCAAACGAAACCGAGGGTCTGGGAATAGTATGGCCCGCCACAACCGGCGACATGGATAAACTCAAGAAGCTCTGCGAGGATATCAAGTCCAAGATGTAA